A single region of the Buteo buteo chromosome 16, bButBut1.hap1.1, whole genome shotgun sequence genome encodes:
- the FGF19 gene encoding fibroblast growth factor 19: MGPRPAAPLALLGLATAAFSLPLPDAGPHVNYGWGEPIRLRHLYTGSKHGLFSCFLRIGGDGRVDAAGSQSPQSLLEIRAVAVRTVAIKGVRSSRYLCMDEAGRLRGQLRYSTEDCSFEEEIRPDGYNVYKSKKYGISVSLSSAKQRQQFKGKDFLPLSHFLPMINTVPVESTDFGEYGDYSQAFEPEVYSSPLETDSMDPFGIASKLSPVKSPSFQK, from the exons ATGGGGCCGCGTCCCGCCGCCCCCCTGGCCCTCCTGGGGCTGGCCACCGCCGCCTTCTCCTTACCGCTGCCCGACGCCGGTCCTCACGTTAACTACGGCTGGGGGGAACCCATCCGGCTGCGGCACCTTTACACCGGCAGCAAACACGGgctcttcagctgttttctgcGCATCGGAGGAGACGGGCGGGTGGATGCCGCCGGTAGCCAGAGCCCGCAGA GTCTGCTGGAGATCCGCGCCGTGGCCGTGCGCACCGTGGCCATCAAGGGCGTGCGGAGTTCCCGTTATCTCTGCATGGACGAGGCGGGGAGGCTGCGTGGGCAG CTCAGGTATTCCACTGAGGATTGTTCCTTTGAAGAGGAGATTCGTCCAGACGGCTACAATGTATATAAATCAAAAAAATACGGAATATCGGTGTCTTTGAGTAGTGCCAAGCAAAGACAACAgttcaaaggaaaagattttcttccACTATCTCACTTTTTACCTATGATCAACACCGTGCCTGTGGAGTCAACAGACTTTGGTGAATACGGTGATTACAGCCAGGCCTTTGAACCGGAGGTGTACTCCTCGCCCCTCGAAACGGACAGCATGGACCCCTTTGGCATCGCCTCCAAACTGTCGCCGGTGAAGAGCCCCAGCTTTCAGAAATGA